The Polyangiaceae bacterium genome includes a region encoding these proteins:
- a CDS encoding MBL fold metallo-hydrolase: MIFRQLFDKESSTYTYLVADPKTKRALLIDPVLEQVDRDLRVISELGLELAYVLDTHVHADHVTASGVLRERTGATTVGSPLGADCVDKKVKHGDVIELGEVRVEVLETPGHTDDSLSYRVGDNVFTGDALLIRGTGRTDFQNGDPKTLWHSLTKVLFALPDETRVWPGHDYKGMTMSTIHEEKLLNPRVAGKNETTFIDLMQNLGLPNPKKIDVAVPANRACGQSTLN, translated from the coding sequence ATGATTTTCCGACAGCTCTTCGACAAGGAATCGTCCACCTATACGTATCTCGTCGCCGACCCCAAGACGAAGCGCGCCCTACTGATCGATCCCGTGCTCGAACAAGTGGATCGCGACTTGCGGGTGATCTCCGAGCTCGGCCTCGAGCTCGCCTACGTGCTCGACACCCACGTGCACGCGGACCACGTGACGGCCAGCGGCGTGCTCCGGGAGCGCACGGGGGCGACCACCGTCGGCTCTCCCCTGGGCGCTGACTGCGTCGACAAGAAGGTGAAGCACGGTGACGTGATCGAGCTGGGCGAGGTGCGCGTCGAGGTGCTGGAGACTCCCGGACACACGGACGACAGCTTGAGCTACCGCGTGGGTGACAACGTGTTCACCGGTGATGCGCTCCTGATCCGCGGCACCGGCCGCACGGACTTCCAGAATGGCGATCCCAAGACGCTGTGGCACTCCTTGACCAAGGTGCTCTTCGCTCTGCCCGACGAAACCCGGGTGTGGCCCGGCCACGACTACAAGGGCATGACGATGTCCACCATCCACGAAGAGAAGCTCTTGAACCCACGGGTGGCCGGCAAGAACGAGACGACCTTCATCGATTTGATGCAGAACCTCGGGCTGCCCAACCCCAAGAAGATCGACGTCGCAGTCCCCGCCAATCGCGCCTGCGGCCAAAGCACGCTGAATTGA
- a CDS encoding Uma2 family endonuclease, with product MSTVKHEYLDGQAWAMAGGSPQHAAIAGNVIGHLRQSLKGKRCRVFTSDLRVRVVETGLGTYPDASVICGDIELDSEDPKRHTAVNPIFLLEVLSPTTADYDAGEKLEHYKRIESLREVLLVSSSERSVTHWQRERGGEWTASTVLARGEVELRSIGCILPLDEIYFDPLEA from the coding sequence ATGAGCACGGTAAAGCACGAGTATCTCGATGGTCAGGCTTGGGCGATGGCAGGCGGTTCGCCACAGCACGCGGCTATCGCCGGTAACGTGATTGGCCACCTTCGCCAGAGCCTGAAGGGGAAACGCTGTCGAGTCTTTACCTCGGATTTGAGAGTGCGTGTCGTCGAGACCGGTCTCGGAACCTACCCCGACGCATCCGTGATTTGCGGCGACATCGAACTCGATTCGGAAGATCCCAAACGCCACACGGCGGTAAACCCGATCTTCCTGCTCGAGGTACTCAGTCCGACCACGGCCGATTACGACGCTGGGGAGAAGCTGGAGCATTACAAGCGGATTGAAAGCTTGAGGGAGGTGCTGCTCGTATCTTCCTCGGAGCGAAGCGTGACTCACTGGCAACGCGAGCGCGGCGGAGAGTGGACAGCTTCGACGGTGCTCGCGCGCGGCGAAGTCGAGCTTCGCAGTATTGGGTGCATCCTCCCCCTCGACGAGATCTACTTCGATCCGCTCGAAGCGTGA
- a CDS encoding ABC-F family ATP-binding cassette domain-containing protein: MIGIVNLEKAFGPQTLFEGVTLQLNPASRYGLVGANGSGKTTFLRILTGDEPASGGEVTFPKNARVGVLRQDRFLNDDQIILDVAMMGDEIAWKALAEHDALAEQEMPDAHRMGELDEILRAHDGYTLESRAAQVLVGLGIPESAIRQPLRTLSGGYKLRVLLAQVLVGQPDALFLDEPTNHLDILSIRWLERFLSSYKGCAVIISHDHRFLNNVATHVLDVDYRTINLYPGNYNDFLEQKVATRDRKESEIAKAEKAIADKKAFVERFRAKATKARQAQSRLKQIEKIEIVELPQSSRRYPKFRFDIVRPSGKDVIALEDVSKAYGEKQVLSDVSLTIRRGERVAVIGANGLGKSTLLKIVTENLDADAGTVSWGHETQVGYFAQDHKDQLTDPKQTALDYLWDICPQEGTSFVRGVLGRLLFSGEDVEKKIGALSGGEATRLVMSRLMVQKPNVLVLDEPTNHLDLESIEALVAALESYEGTLIFVSHDRWFVSQLATRVIEVKADGLNDFAGSYDEYLEREGDDHLDAESVELRAKSEKKAQRGERPQKDKKVSKNRQSALPKERDSVMERIEQTELRLAQIRERYCEPGFFETDEAPKLRAEETKLETTVAELMERWEELEAEIAGA, translated from the coding sequence GTGATTGGCATCGTGAACCTCGAGAAAGCGTTCGGCCCGCAGACTTTGTTCGAGGGCGTCACGCTGCAGCTGAACCCCGCCAGCCGCTACGGCCTGGTGGGCGCCAACGGCTCGGGCAAGACGACCTTCCTGCGCATCCTCACCGGGGACGAGCCCGCGAGCGGCGGCGAGGTCACCTTTCCGAAGAACGCCCGTGTCGGGGTGCTGCGTCAGGATCGCTTCCTGAACGACGACCAGATCATCCTGGACGTGGCCATGATGGGCGACGAGATCGCCTGGAAGGCGCTGGCGGAGCACGACGCCCTCGCCGAGCAGGAGATGCCCGACGCCCACCGCATGGGCGAGCTCGACGAAATCCTGCGCGCGCACGACGGCTACACCCTGGAATCCCGCGCGGCGCAGGTGCTGGTCGGCCTCGGCATTCCGGAGAGCGCGATCCGTCAACCGCTGCGCACGTTGAGCGGCGGCTACAAGCTCCGAGTGCTGCTGGCGCAGGTGCTCGTGGGCCAGCCCGACGCGCTGTTCTTGGACGAGCCCACCAACCACCTGGACATCTTGAGCATCCGTTGGTTGGAGCGCTTTCTCTCGAGCTACAAGGGCTGCGCGGTGATCATCAGCCACGATCACCGATTCTTGAACAACGTGGCGACCCACGTTCTGGACGTGGACTACCGCACCATCAACCTCTACCCCGGCAACTACAACGACTTCTTGGAGCAGAAGGTCGCCACGCGCGACCGCAAGGAGAGCGAAATTGCCAAGGCCGAGAAGGCCATCGCCGACAAGAAGGCGTTCGTGGAGCGCTTTCGCGCCAAGGCCACCAAGGCGCGGCAGGCCCAGAGCCGACTGAAGCAGATCGAGAAGATCGAGATCGTCGAACTGCCGCAGTCTTCCCGGCGCTATCCGAAGTTCCGCTTCGACATCGTCCGCCCCAGCGGCAAGGACGTGATCGCTCTCGAGGACGTGAGCAAGGCCTACGGCGAAAAGCAGGTGCTGAGCGACGTGTCACTCACCATTCGCCGGGGAGAGCGCGTGGCGGTGATCGGCGCCAACGGCCTGGGCAAGTCCACGCTGCTGAAGATCGTGACGGAAAACCTGGACGCCGACGCCGGCACCGTCAGTTGGGGACACGAGACGCAGGTCGGCTACTTCGCGCAGGACCACAAAGATCAGCTCACGGATCCGAAGCAGACCGCCCTCGACTACCTGTGGGACATCTGCCCGCAGGAGGGCACCAGCTTCGTGCGCGGTGTGCTCGGACGCCTGTTGTTCTCGGGGGAGGACGTGGAAAAGAAGATCGGCGCGCTCTCCGGAGGGGAAGCCACCCGCTTGGTGATGAGCCGCTTGATGGTGCAAAAACCCAACGTGCTGGTGCTGGACGAGCCCACCAACCACCTCGATCTGGAATCCATCGAGGCGCTGGTGGCCGCTCTCGAAAGCTACGAGGGCACGTTGATCTTCGTGTCCCACGATCGCTGGTTCGTGTCCCAGCTGGCCACCCGCGTGATCGAGGTCAAAGCCGACGGCCTGAACGACTTCGCGGGCAGCTACGACGAGTACCTGGAGCGCGAAGGCGACGACCACCTGGACGCGGAGAGCGTGGAGCTCCGCGCCAAGAGCGAGAAGAAAGCGCAACGGGGCGAGCGCCCGCAGAAGGACAAGAAGGTCAGCAAGAATCGCCAGAGCGCGCTGCCAAAAGAGCGCGATTCGGTGATGGAGCGCATCGAGCAGACGGAGCTCAGGCTGGCGCAGATCCGGGAGCGCTACTGCGAGCCCGGATTCTTCGAGACGGACGAAGCGCCCAAGCTCCGGGCGGAGGAAACCAAGCTGGAAACCACCGTCGCAGAGCTGATGGAACGCTGGGAAGAGCTGGAAGCGGAAATCGCCGGCGCCTGA
- the hppD gene encoding 4-hydroxyphenylpyruvate dioxygenase encodes MNANPLGIDGIACVEFSAPSAEGLGELGRLFKALGLSKRMRHASLEVDAYLDKDVRFLVNREPHGFAADFARAHGPCISSMGWWVKDAQLAIEEAVRRGARRYEGAGLFGDAPAIYGIGDSLIYFLERPATGFSAQFIALDRPELVSSRGFHLIDHLTNNVEKGTMEQWTRFYMDVFGFTEVRTFDIRGKKTGLTSYALRSPCGQFCIPINEGSEEKSQIEEYLREYRGAGIQHLALLSSDLLGSLQGLGVPTLDIDDEYYRTVFDRVPGVREDHGAIEAAKVLVDGDADGYLLQIFTQNVIGPIFFEMIQRENHLSFGEGNFGALFRSIERDQERRGVI; translated from the coding sequence ATGAACGCAAATCCCCTGGGCATCGACGGCATCGCCTGCGTGGAGTTCTCCGCACCCAGCGCCGAGGGCCTCGGCGAGCTCGGACGTCTGTTCAAGGCGCTGGGTCTCTCGAAGCGCATGCGCCACGCCTCCCTGGAGGTGGACGCCTACCTCGACAAGGACGTGCGCTTCCTCGTCAACCGCGAGCCCCATGGCTTCGCCGCGGATTTCGCGCGGGCCCACGGCCCCTGCATCTCCAGCATGGGCTGGTGGGTGAAGGACGCCCAGCTCGCCATCGAGGAGGCCGTACGCCGGGGCGCGCGGCGCTATGAGGGTGCCGGCCTGTTTGGTGACGCTCCGGCCATCTACGGCATCGGCGATTCCTTGATCTACTTCCTCGAGCGGCCGGCGACGGGTTTCTCGGCGCAGTTCATCGCGCTGGATCGACCGGAGCTCGTCTCGAGCCGCGGCTTCCATCTCATCGACCACCTCACGAACAACGTGGAGAAGGGCACGATGGAGCAATGGACGCGCTTCTACATGGACGTGTTCGGCTTCACCGAGGTGCGCACGTTCGACATTCGGGGCAAGAAGACCGGGCTCACTTCCTACGCGCTGCGTTCCCCCTGCGGCCAGTTCTGCATCCCGATCAACGAGGGCAGCGAGGAAAAGAGTCAGATCGAGGAGTACCTCCGGGAGTACCGCGGGGCCGGCATCCAGCACCTCGCGCTCCTCTCGAGCGATCTGCTCGGCAGCTTGCAAGGGCTGGGCGTGCCCACGCTGGACATCGACGACGAGTACTACCGCACCGTGTTCGACCGCGTTCCCGGTGTGCGGGAGGATCACGGCGCCATCGAAGCGGCGAAGGTGTTGGTGGATGGTGACGCCGACGGCTACTTGCTGCAGATCTTCACCCAGAACGTGATCGGTCCGATCTTCTTCGAGATGATCCAGAGGGAGAATCACCTGTCTTTCGGAGAGGGTAACTTTGGTGCCCTGTTTCGCAGCATCGAGCGGGACCAAGAGCGGCGCGGCGTGATCTGA
- a CDS encoding spondin domain-containing protein codes for MMRTRTFVLLSAILSLGLPACGSDDDGGGSGGTAGSGATGGMAGSGGASGSGGMAGMAGSGGMAGSGGMAGATSSFKVKIENVSGSSALPSGVSPTLLVLHTAPNPFFEVGKADPGLGLESVAEDGDPSALVTSLTTAGMTAMAVDTPVGKSSAGPALPGDSFEAVITAHPGDKLSMAAMYGQSNDTFIGDDGSGIALFDGSGAPLAAQDVTSQIALWNAGTERDEAPGFGGSQAPRQAAPNTGPAEGVVAPRTDPTRALPVASAIANVTVSESGGTFTITMENVSKAMGVAMSPISPAFYATHDSSWSLFTLGNTAPAGLENLAEDGDPSMLVTANTGASGIGEVDSAGSLTLPGASLSFSVTPTAAAPMLSFASMVGQTNDTIVGTPPEGVALMDAGTARPAADVQADIMRTLSLWDVGTEMNEAPGVGPNQAPRQAAPNTGPADPNDKVRRYSDTTNDWDATHLSKFAGVTIKNAGGLKFDVTVENVSANTAFVGLISPVAWAIHDATASMFKTGMPASPGLEALAEDGKGTTLLSELSAMSGVMSSGSEGSGPIMPGNSVTFQVTADASHRFLSIASMAVPSNDTFLSLGEGGIALLDGSGAARSDTDIANDVGAQLAAWDAGTEQNQGSALGPDMAGPGLQSGPNMGASEGDGTVRASSSDLWPLPAASSVVKVTIEPM; via the coding sequence ATGATGCGCACACGAACTTTCGTACTTCTTTCTGCGATCTTGTCCCTCGGCCTTCCCGCCTGCGGGAGCGACGACGACGGGGGCGGCAGTGGCGGCACGGCCGGCAGCGGTGCCACTGGTGGCATGGCGGGAAGTGGCGGCGCGTCGGGCAGCGGGGGCATGGCCGGCATGGCGGGCAGCGGCGGCATGGCGGGCAGCGGCGGCATGGCCGGCGCGACATCGAGCTTCAAGGTGAAGATCGAGAACGTGTCCGGCTCGAGCGCGCTGCCCTCCGGCGTATCGCCCACGTTGCTCGTGCTGCACACTGCACCCAATCCGTTCTTCGAGGTGGGTAAGGCGGATCCGGGGCTCGGACTCGAGAGCGTCGCGGAGGACGGCGACCCGAGCGCGTTGGTCACCAGCCTGACGACCGCCGGAATGACGGCGATGGCGGTGGACACGCCGGTGGGCAAGTCGAGCGCAGGCCCCGCGTTGCCCGGCGACAGCTTCGAAGCGGTGATCACCGCGCACCCCGGCGACAAGCTCTCAATGGCGGCGATGTACGGACAATCCAACGATACCTTCATTGGCGACGACGGCAGCGGCATCGCGCTGTTCGACGGCAGCGGCGCGCCGCTGGCGGCGCAAGACGTCACCTCGCAGATCGCGCTCTGGAACGCCGGTACCGAGCGCGACGAAGCACCGGGATTCGGCGGCTCCCAGGCCCCGCGGCAAGCCGCCCCCAACACCGGCCCCGCCGAAGGCGTGGTGGCGCCGCGCACGGACCCGACTCGCGCGCTGCCCGTGGCATCGGCCATCGCCAACGTGACCGTCAGCGAGAGCGGCGGCACGTTCACCATCACCATGGAGAACGTGTCCAAGGCCATGGGCGTGGCCATGTCGCCGATCTCGCCCGCGTTCTACGCCACCCACGACTCGAGCTGGAGCCTGTTCACCCTGGGCAATACCGCACCCGCGGGCCTCGAGAACCTGGCGGAAGACGGCGATCCTTCCATGTTGGTGACGGCCAACACCGGCGCCAGCGGCATCGGCGAGGTCGACTCCGCCGGCTCGCTGACGCTGCCGGGCGCGTCCCTCTCCTTCTCCGTCACGCCGACGGCGGCAGCGCCCATGCTCTCCTTCGCCAGCATGGTGGGGCAGACCAACGACACCATCGTCGGCACGCCGCCCGAGGGCGTGGCATTGATGGACGCTGGCACCGCGCGCCCCGCCGCCGACGTGCAGGCCGACATCATGCGCACGCTCTCGCTATGGGACGTGGGCACGGAAATGAACGAGGCGCCCGGCGTGGGTCCGAACCAAGCGCCGCGGCAAGCCGCTCCCAACACCGGCCCCGCAGATCCGAACGACAAGGTGCGCCGCTACTCCGACACCACCAACGACTGGGACGCGACCCACCTGAGCAAGTTCGCCGGCGTCACCATCAAGAACGCGGGCGGCCTCAAGTTCGACGTAACGGTCGAGAACGTCAGTGCCAACACGGCCTTCGTGGGGCTCATCTCTCCGGTGGCCTGGGCCATCCACGACGCGACCGCCAGCATGTTCAAGACCGGCATGCCCGCTTCGCCGGGGCTGGAAGCCTTGGCCGAGGACGGCAAGGGAACCACCCTCTTGAGCGAGCTCTCCGCCATGAGCGGAGTGATGAGCTCCGGCTCCGAGGGCAGCGGGCCGATCATGCCCGGCAACAGCGTGACGTTCCAGGTCACCGCCGACGCGAGCCATCGCTTCCTGAGCATCGCCAGCATGGCCGTACCTTCGAACGACACCTTCCTGTCCTTGGGCGAGGGCGGCATTGCGCTTCTGGACGGCAGCGGCGCTGCCCGGAGCGACACCGACATTGCCAACGACGTCGGCGCGCAGCTGGCGGCCTGGGACGCGGGCACGGAACAGAACCAGGGCTCCGCGCTGGGGCCTGACATGGCGGGCCCCGGGCTTCAGTCCGGTCCGAACATGGGCGCCAGCGAGGGGGACGGCACCGTGCGCGCGTCGAGCTCCGACCTGTGGCCGCTGCCCGCCGCCTCCAGCGTGGTGAAGGTCACCATCGAACCGATGTGA
- a CDS encoding homogentisate 1,2-dioxygenase: MHHHVRGRVTRQAHVDLPTGTVEEEFGRGGFFGAASHLYRAEAPVGWTRIEGELRPHALHAAELQGLGGDYLASRAAFLQNDDVTLRFARVSEPVPYHFRNADADEVLFVHTGRGQLESDFGTIDYRPGDYLVIPRGTAHRLVPADVTNLLVIESRDEVTLPERGILGHHALFDLDVVEVPEPAPSTLSADNGEWELRVQHRGKVTSIFYPFNPLNTVGWKGNLSVWRLNVGDIRPILSERYHLPPSAHATFATPSWVVCTFLPRPLETGDPGALRVPFYHSNIDYDEVIFYHSGDFFSRAGIRPGMVTYHPQGIHHGPQPAAVLAAKDKTRTNEIAVMVDTRRPLDLTEAGKGVEQPDYWKSWQSPAEGKDR; this comes from the coding sequence ATGCATCACCACGTGCGCGGCCGCGTCACCCGTCAGGCCCATGTCGATCTGCCCACCGGAACCGTGGAAGAGGAGTTCGGTCGCGGCGGCTTCTTCGGCGCCGCGAGCCACCTGTATCGGGCGGAAGCGCCCGTGGGTTGGACCCGTATCGAGGGCGAGCTCCGTCCCCACGCGCTGCACGCCGCCGAGCTCCAAGGACTGGGCGGCGACTACCTCGCTTCGCGCGCGGCCTTCCTGCAGAACGACGACGTGACCCTGCGCTTCGCCCGCGTGAGCGAGCCGGTGCCGTATCACTTCCGTAATGCCGACGCCGACGAGGTGCTGTTCGTCCACACCGGACGCGGTCAGCTCGAGAGCGACTTCGGCACCATCGACTATCGCCCGGGCGACTACCTGGTGATCCCCCGCGGCACCGCGCATCGCCTGGTGCCCGCGGACGTCACCAACCTGCTGGTGATCGAGTCTCGGGACGAGGTCACTCTCCCGGAGCGCGGCATCCTCGGTCATCACGCGCTCTTCGATCTCGACGTGGTGGAGGTTCCCGAGCCGGCGCCGAGCACGCTCTCCGCCGACAATGGTGAGTGGGAGCTGCGCGTGCAGCACCGCGGCAAGGTCACGAGCATCTTCTACCCCTTCAACCCTCTCAACACCGTGGGATGGAAGGGTAACCTCAGCGTATGGCGGCTGAACGTGGGCGACATCCGTCCGATCCTGAGCGAGCGCTATCATCTGCCGCCGAGCGCTCACGCCACCTTCGCCACGCCGAGCTGGGTAGTGTGCACCTTTCTGCCGCGACCGCTGGAGACGGGTGATCCGGGCGCGCTGCGCGTGCCCTTCTATCACTCGAACATCGACTACGACGAAGTCATCTTCTACCACTCGGGAGACTTCTTCAGCCGCGCGGGCATCCGGCCTGGGATGGTCACCTACCACCCGCAGGGCATCCACCACGGACCGCAACCCGCGGCAGTGTTGGCGGCCAAGGACAAGACGCGCACCAACGAGATTGCCGTGATGGTGGACACCCGGCGGCCCCTCGATCTCACCGAGGCCGGCAAGGGCGTGGAGCAACCGGACTACTGGAAGAGCTGGCAGTCGCCGGCGGAGGGCAAGGACCGATGA
- a CDS encoding LysR family transcriptional regulator yields the protein MNNPLTLDQLRVLDSIERLGSFARAARELSRATSAVSYSVKTLEESLGLRLFDRSGHRAALTPAGRRVLDEGRRLLEHADRLRRMARELRDEWEPRLAIVVEGILPMPPILGALRRFGERGVPTRVALRIEHLAGVRERFVRERADLMLSIDYVGDAHHVAEPLPPISMLLLARADHPVLNAGGVDRARLAEHVELIVEDSARDAEPRTGRLSLGSPQVFRLSDFHTKRQALLAGVGFGWMPEHLVQQDLRSGALTRVGFVEGDEYVFTPQLVTRRRDPGRSASLFLELLAEETKRDGTSRRTNKKDRGRR from the coding sequence TTGAACAACCCCCTCACCCTGGACCAGCTGCGGGTGCTGGACTCGATCGAGCGGTTGGGCAGCTTTGCCCGAGCGGCCCGGGAGCTTTCCCGGGCCACCAGCGCCGTCAGCTACTCGGTCAAGACGTTGGAAGAGTCCCTGGGGTTGCGGCTGTTCGACCGCAGCGGTCACCGCGCCGCCCTCACCCCCGCTGGGCGGCGCGTGCTCGACGAAGGGCGGCGCCTCTTGGAGCACGCGGACCGCTTGCGCCGCATGGCGCGGGAGCTCCGGGACGAATGGGAACCACGGCTCGCCATCGTCGTGGAAGGCATCTTGCCGATGCCCCCGATCCTCGGCGCCCTCCGTCGCTTCGGCGAACGCGGCGTGCCCACGCGCGTCGCGCTTCGGATCGAGCATCTTGCAGGAGTGCGCGAACGCTTCGTGCGAGAGCGCGCAGATCTGATGCTGAGCATCGACTACGTTGGCGATGCACACCACGTGGCAGAGCCGCTACCGCCGATCTCCATGTTGCTGTTGGCACGAGCGGATCACCCCGTGCTGAATGCAGGGGGCGTGGACCGCGCGCGGCTCGCCGAGCACGTCGAGCTGATCGTCGAGGATTCCGCACGCGACGCGGAGCCGCGCACCGGACGCCTGTCCCTCGGCAGCCCCCAGGTGTTTCGCCTCTCGGATTTCCACACCAAGCGTCAGGCGTTGCTCGCCGGTGTGGGCTTCGGCTGGATGCCGGAGCACCTCGTGCAGCAAGACTTGAGGTCCGGCGCGCTCACGCGCGTCGGCTTCGTGGAAGGCGACGAATACGTGTTCACGCCACAGCTCGTGACACGACGACGAGATCCGGGGCGCTCCGCCTCACTGTTCCTCGAGCTGCTCGCGGAAGAGACAAAACGCGACGGGACTTCGCGCCGCACCAACAAAAAAGATCGAGGTCGGCGGTAA
- a CDS encoding dual specificity protein phosphatase family protein, translating to MRAFALVLLLTACSAPVQHQDVGSPRKPAAWYAPRVARPGLPNLHRVSSRLYRSAQPSTEGMRELPALGVTTVVNLRSLHSDSEEIGTLPLRSEHIRMNAWHPEDEDVVRFLRIVTNPESGTVLVHCQHGADRTGLLVAVYRVVVQGWSKERAIDEMTNGGFGFHPVWKNLVAYLRHLDVARIRAEAGLVANTPA from the coding sequence ATGCGGGCGTTCGCTCTCGTGCTGTTGCTCACGGCCTGTTCCGCGCCGGTCCAGCATCAGGATGTTGGTTCGCCGCGGAAGCCCGCGGCCTGGTACGCACCGCGCGTCGCGCGCCCCGGCCTTCCGAACCTGCATCGCGTCTCGTCGCGGCTGTACCGCAGTGCTCAGCCCAGCACCGAGGGCATGCGCGAGCTTCCGGCGTTGGGCGTGACCACGGTGGTGAACCTCCGCTCGCTGCATTCGGACAGCGAAGAGATCGGCACGCTGCCCCTGCGCAGCGAGCACATCCGGATGAACGCCTGGCACCCGGAAGACGAAGACGTCGTGCGCTTCTTGCGCATCGTGACCAATCCCGAGAGTGGAACCGTGCTGGTGCACTGTCAGCACGGAGCAGACAGGACCGGGCTCTTGGTGGCGGTGTATCGCGTGGTGGTGCAGGGCTGGTCGAAGGAGCGCGCCATCGACGAGATGACGAACGGCGGCTTCGGCTTCCATCCCGTGTGGAAGAACCTCGTCGCCTATCTGCGCCACTTGGACGTGGCGCGCATCCGCGCCGAAGCAGGCCTGGTGGCAAACACGCCCGCGTAG
- a CDS encoding rhodanese-like domain-containing protein, protein MTQDQLWNQAVKHPAGYRETGPDAVVAALDAARIIDVREPFEFVSGRVPGSELVPLGEFAAASTHWNKDDLYVLVCRSGARSGRAAGYLASQGFTRVINMAGGMLEYAAAGLDLETAA, encoded by the coding sequence ATGACTCAAGATCAACTGTGGAATCAGGCCGTGAAGCACCCCGCGGGCTACCGCGAGACCGGCCCCGACGCCGTCGTCGCAGCCCTGGACGCAGCCCGCATCATCGACGTGCGCGAGCCCTTCGAGTTCGTCAGCGGTCGCGTGCCCGGATCGGAGCTGGTGCCGCTGGGTGAGTTCGCCGCGGCCTCCACGCATTGGAACAAGGACGACCTCTACGTGCTCGTGTGTCGCAGCGGTGCTCGCTCGGGGCGCGCCGCCGGCTACCTGGCGTCCCAGGGTTTCACCCGCGTGATCAACATGGCGGGAGGCATGCTGGAGTACGCCGCAGCGGGCCTGGATCTGGAAACCGCAGCGTAG